The genomic window ATACCTGATCCTCGGAAGCGGTCCGGCGGGAATCGCCGCCGCGAAGGCCGCCCGAAAACTCGACAAGGACGCGGAGGTGATCCTCGCCACCGAGGAGCACGCCGCGCCGTACCTTCGCCCCCTGCTCCCCGACCTCGTCTCCGGCGAGCGGGAGCTGTCGGGCATCGCCGACCCGCAGGGGAAGGACCTCGCGGATCTCAAGGTGAAGCTCCTCGGCGGAAAGCGCGCGCGCCGCGTCGACGCGGCGAAGAACCGGGTGACCTTTTCCGACGGCACCGAGGAAACATACAATTTCCTGTGCGTCGCCACCGGTGGCCGTCCGATCCTCCCCCTCGCACTGATGGGCGCCCCCGGCTCCTTCCTCTTCCTCAACTCCCTCGGGGACGCGCAGCGGGTGCGGGAGCGCGCGATGCGGTCCGACACGACCGTCGTCTACGGCCCCGGCTACCTCGGCATCGAGGCGGCGCGGGCGATGCGCAAGCTGGGGAACCAGGTGATCTGGATCAACCCGGGGCTCCCCCGGTTCGGGAACCCGATCTCCGGGGAGGTCGAGGCGCGGGTCACCGACCAGCTTCGCGCCCGGGGCGTCAAGGTCCACGAAGGGACGGAGATCGCCGACGTGATCGACGTCGACGGGAAGAATTACGAAGTGGTGACGGCGGGGGGGGCGGCGATCCGATGCCACCTGATCGTGGTGGCCACCGAGCGGCTCCCCAGCATCGGCTTCCTCGAGGGGAGCGGCGTGAAGGCGGGCGCGGGCGTCCTGGTCGACGAGTACCTGCGCACGAACGTCAGCAACATCTACGCGGCGGGCGACTGCGCCGAGGTGTACGACGTCAACCGCCGGGAGAGCCGGATCAACTTCGGGTGGCGCAGCGCGATCAAGCAGGGGCAGCTCGCCGGCGAGAACATGGCCGGCGGCGGGAAGATCTACATCAAGAACGCCGAGGATTACTTCGGGCTGCTGTACGGGACGCCGCTGGCGGAGCGCGCCGGAGCGTAGGGCCCCGGCTGCGCCGGGCCCTCCCGTTTGGTCCCGCGTTTCAGTAGTCGATCCCCTTCTCGGCCTCGATCCCCTGGTCGTAGGGGTGCTTGATGCTGCGGACCTCGCTAACGAGGTGGGCGACGCGGATCACCTCTTCGTGCGCGTTCCGCCCCGACAGGATCAGGTGGACGTTTTCCGGCTTCTCCCCGATCAGCGCGAGGACCTCCTTCACGTCGAGCAGCCCGAGGCGGACCGCCACGTTCACCTCGT from Deltaproteobacteria bacterium includes these protein-coding regions:
- a CDS encoding NAD(P)/FAD-dependent oxidoreductase — protein: MRYLILGSGPAGIAAAKAARKLDKDAEVILATEEHAAPYLRPLLPDLVSGERELSGIADPQGKDLADLKVKLLGGKRARRVDAAKNRVTFSDGTEETYNFLCVATGGRPILPLALMGAPGSFLFLNSLGDAQRVRERAMRSDTTVVYGPGYLGIEAARAMRKLGNQVIWINPGLPRFGNPISGEVEARVTDQLRARGVKVHEGTEIADVIDVDGKNYEVVTAGGAAIRCHLIVVATERLPSIGFLEGSGVKAGAGVLVDEYLRTNVSNIYAAGDCAEVYDVNRRESRINFGWRSAIKQGQLAGENMAGGGKIYIKNAEDYFGLLYGTPLAERAGA